From one Pseudactinotalea sp. HY158 genomic stretch:
- a CDS encoding Fic family protein — translation MPQSRRPEGTPAGGQVTQAQRHVGALRPASWPALTYEEHPWHITAEQAHRLGAVETRRLSRPYRAALPPQIADLDVMGALERSALEAAEDAAALTREFDAAMAALPVPMPAILLRSESASSSQIENLTANAHNIAAATIGADAKENSALVAANVAAMHEALAHLGPLDLPTILSIHRALLATSQPDAAGVLRGEQVWVGASDQSPHGAAFVAPHSSLVPALMGDLQRFIERRDMPPLVHAAIAHAQFETIHPFSDGNGRTGRVLVHSMLRTSVPITSSTVPVSAGLLGDTGSYVRALTDYRDGDPGRIVTSMSLAAHDAARYGRALAQRIVETRSGWVSSIDARSDSAAWRLADHLFSQPVVNAAHVCTALDVSDRGARNAITKLVEAGVLRKAVLGRRRNVVWQADAVLAAMDDFARAAARRR, via the coding sequence ATGCCGCAGTCACGACGCCCCGAGGGGACGCCCGCCGGTGGGCAGGTCACGCAGGCGCAGCGCCACGTGGGCGCACTGCGGCCGGCTTCCTGGCCGGCGCTCACCTACGAGGAGCACCCGTGGCACATCACCGCCGAGCAGGCTCATCGCCTCGGGGCCGTCGAGACCCGGCGACTGTCACGCCCGTACCGGGCCGCCCTACCTCCGCAGATCGCCGACCTGGACGTCATGGGCGCGCTGGAGCGGAGCGCGTTGGAGGCGGCCGAGGACGCTGCGGCCCTGACACGGGAGTTCGATGCCGCGATGGCAGCCCTTCCGGTGCCGATGCCTGCGATCCTGCTGCGATCAGAGTCGGCGTCAAGCTCCCAGATCGAGAACCTCACCGCGAATGCTCACAACATCGCGGCCGCCACGATCGGTGCCGACGCCAAGGAGAACTCGGCACTCGTGGCAGCGAACGTGGCAGCGATGCACGAAGCACTGGCTCACCTCGGCCCACTCGACCTCCCGACAATCCTGTCCATCCATCGAGCGCTACTTGCGACATCGCAGCCAGATGCCGCTGGGGTGCTCCGCGGTGAGCAGGTGTGGGTCGGTGCCTCCGACCAGAGTCCCCATGGTGCCGCATTCGTCGCCCCGCATTCCTCCCTCGTCCCGGCCCTGATGGGCGACCTGCAGCGGTTCATCGAGCGCCGTGACATGCCTCCCCTGGTCCACGCCGCCATCGCCCACGCACAGTTCGAGACGATCCACCCCTTCAGCGACGGCAACGGACGAACCGGTCGGGTCCTGGTCCACTCCATGCTGCGCACCTCGGTGCCGATCACGAGCTCCACCGTCCCCGTCTCCGCGGGCCTCCTGGGCGATACCGGCAGCTACGTCCGCGCGCTGACCGACTACCGTGACGGCGACCCGGGCCGCATCGTGACCTCCATGTCCCTGGCCGCCCACGACGCAGCCCGCTACGGAAGGGCGCTGGCCCAGCGCATCGTCGAAACCCGCTCGGGGTGGGTCTCCTCGATCGACGCGCGCTCTGATTCAGCGGCCTGGCGACTCGCGGACCACCTGTTCAGTCAGCCGGTCGTCAACGCCGCCCACGTATGCACTGCGCTCGACGTCTCCGACCGAGGTGCCCGCAACGCGATTACGAAGCTCGTCGAGGCGGGCGTACTGCGCAAGGCGGTCCTTGGACGCCGGCGGAACGTCGTCTGGCAGGCTGACGCGGTTCTAGCGGCAATGGACGACTTCGCCCGCGCGGCCGCCCGCAGACGCTAG
- a CDS encoding type II toxin-antitoxin system HicB family antitoxin, whose translation MTTIRADHYTYRVRWSAEDAGYVGTVAEMPSLSWIADDQVAALTGVRSLVEDILDDLLSGGEKPPEAISDRSYSGKFMVRIPPEVHRHLAVEAAEQNVSLNRLVAARLASA comes from the coding sequence GTGACCACCATCAGGGCCGATCATTACACCTACCGCGTGCGCTGGTCCGCCGAGGATGCGGGGTACGTCGGAACCGTGGCCGAGATGCCCTCGCTCTCGTGGATCGCGGACGATCAGGTGGCTGCACTGACCGGAGTGCGCTCCCTCGTGGAGGACATCCTCGACGATTTACTCTCCGGCGGGGAGAAGCCGCCCGAGGCGATTTCGGATCGAAGCTACTCCGGCAAGTTCATGGTGCGGATTCCGCCCGAGGTGCATCGCCACCTTGCCGTCGAGGCTGCTGAACAGAACGTGTCGCTCAATCGCCTCGTGGCCGCCCGTCTCGCGAGCGCCTGA
- a CDS encoding aldo/keto reductase, whose amino-acid sequence MEQRILGRTGRPVSVIGLGTWQLGADWGDVREEEARAVLEAAYEGGVRFFDTADVYGDGLSERRIGAFLHERGIDDVVVATKAGRRMPQTPQIYSLDHLRAWTDRSRAHLRVQTLDLVQLHCPPTAVYGTDAVFDALDTLVEEGRIARYGVSVETRAEALTAIARPNVASVQLILNMMRLGPLAEVLPAARAAGVGIIVRVPLASGLLSGRYDENTTFAANDHRTFNRDGSAFDVGETFSGVDFATGLEAVRRLAPLVPDGATMAQFALRWIIDQPGVSTVIPGARTPEQVRTNAGAADLAPLPAGTVAAVEAVYRELIAPQLGDRW is encoded by the coding sequence ATCGGGCTCGGCACGTGGCAGCTGGGCGCGGACTGGGGCGATGTCCGTGAGGAGGAGGCCCGCGCGGTGCTGGAGGCCGCGTATGAGGGCGGCGTGCGGTTCTTCGACACCGCCGACGTCTACGGCGACGGGCTCAGTGAGCGCAGGATCGGCGCCTTCCTGCACGAGCGGGGCATCGACGACGTGGTCGTCGCCACGAAGGCGGGCCGCCGGATGCCGCAGACTCCGCAGATCTATTCCCTCGACCACCTGCGCGCGTGGACCGACCGGTCACGCGCGCACCTGCGGGTGCAGACCCTCGACCTCGTGCAATTGCACTGCCCGCCCACCGCCGTCTACGGCACCGACGCCGTCTTCGACGCCCTCGACACCCTGGTCGAGGAGGGGCGCATCGCCCGCTACGGCGTGAGCGTCGAGACCCGTGCCGAGGCGCTCACCGCGATCGCCCGCCCGAACGTGGCGAGCGTGCAACTCATCCTCAACATGATGCGGCTCGGTCCGCTGGCCGAGGTACTCCCGGCCGCGCGCGCCGCCGGTGTGGGGATCATCGTCCGGGTGCCGCTCGCGAGTGGGCTGCTCTCGGGCCGCTACGACGAGAACACCACCTTCGCCGCGAACGACCACCGCACCTTCAACCGCGACGGCAGCGCGTTCGACGTCGGCGAGACCTTCTCGGGCGTCGACTTCGCGACCGGTCTCGAGGCGGTCCGCCGGCTGGCCCCGCTCGTTCCCGACGGCGCGACGATGGCGCAGTTCGCGCTCCGGTGGATCATCGACCAGCCGGGTGTCAGCACGGTCATTCCCGGTGCCCGCACGCCCGAGCAGGTGCGCACCAATGCGGGGGCCGCCGACCTCGCCCCGCTGCCGGCCGGCACGGTTGCGGCCGTGGAGGCGGTGTACCGCGAGCTGATCGCCCCGCAGCTCGGTGACCGCTGGTAG